The genomic interval TCCGGCATCGTTTGGGCGGTGTAAATCCCCGGGAAATCTTGAGTATCGGTTGTCTGAGGCCGCGCCTCGGTCTGGGTGAAGTTCACCCGGATGTAGTGCACGAGCTTCCAACGGTCCTCCTCAGAGTACTCCAGTTTCCAGGTGGGCATTGCGGTAAAGGGGATGCCTTCGCTGATTCGCCAGTAGTAATCCGAATCAGTCCAATCGGCATAATCCTGCAGGGCGCTGAAATCGGGCGGTATGGGGAGCAAGCCCGATCCATAGGGACCCTCTCCATGGCCGGAGTCACCATGGCAGACGGAGCACTGCCGGGTGAAGATAGCCTTGCCCTCTTCCAGCGCAGCGACATTGAGTACCACCGGATTTGTCAGGTTGGCGTAATCACCACTCGGATCGCCCTCCTCGGGATCACGTTCGACCGGGTGAGCGAAAATGGTGCGGATATAATCGATCACCTGCCAACGCTCCTCCTCCGTCAGGCTCTCCTTCCAGGTCGGCATCAAGCTTCCCTGAATGCCCTCCGATACGTGCCAGAACCACTGCTCGGCCGGCATACTGCGGTAGGGTTCCTGCTTGAAGTCCGCCGGGGTGATCGTCATGGTGCCGGCGTAGGTTCCCAGGCCGTTACCCGCGTCCCCATGGCAGGTCTGGCAGTGTGTGATGAAGATTTCCTTCCCGGCTTGCAGCCCGGCTGCCGTCCACAAATCCCATCCCTGGGGTGTGCCATCGGCAGCCGGTGTGGACAATGGAACCAGGCGAGGATCGGTTTGACCGACATACGGAAAGGGTGGCTGAATCATGTATTCCGCCGCCGTTCGATCGCCGAGCGCGTTGATATAGGCCGCCAGGTCTTCCAGTTCTTGATCCGATAAGAAACTGAAGTTGGACATGATGGACAGAGGCGACATCTCCCGGGGATCCTTCCAGTGGCGGATCTCCCAGGCTTCGCTGCGTTTGCGCCCGATGTAGGAAAGATCGGGCCCCGTGCGTTCAGAACCCAGAATCATGGGGTTGTCGAAGACGTAGTTGCCGCCCATGGATACGGGGCCGGCGGCGGTATCGAAGTAACGCACGTACTGGGTGTGACAGTAATTGCACCCGTTGGAGAAAAATATTTCCCGTCCGCGTTCTTCTTGCTCGGTATACTCATGTGCGATCCAGGTTTGCTCCGGCGCCCAGATCCATCCAGGGATGAAAACCACGGTTACCACCACGGCCAGGAAAACCAAGATCGCTCCTACGGTAACGGTCGTGAACGACATCCTCATGATGTCACCTCCGGTACGATTTCCGCGCTCAACCTCACAGGAGGTTGAGGCGCTGCGACGGGTTTACGTACCAATGCTGTTGCAAAGATGTTGAAGGCGAAGAGTATGAAGCTGATCCAAAGGACGGAACCACCCGCAGCTCGCAATGCCATGTAAGGCCGCAATCCGGGCAGAACCGCCCAAACCGGGAGACCTTGGTGAAGCCAGGCCGTCCCCTGCACCAGCCCGGTCAGCAGGAAACCGGCGAAGAAGAAGGGAAAACCGATGACATACAGCATGAATTGGATTTTGGCCAGTTTCAGGCTGTAAATCTGGCAGTCCGCGATGCGGGGGATGATGTAATAGGCCGCGCCCATGATGACCGAGGCTGCGAAAAACAGGAGTGAGAGGTGTGCGTGTCCAGGGACATACTGGGTGAAGTGTGTGATCAAATTGATGCTGCGAAGGGCTTGATGCGATCCCTGGTAGGAAACCAGGATGTATGCCGCCCAGCCCACCAGGACGAAGCGCAGTGGTATGCTGGTGATGGCCCGATTCCAATTTCCCCGCATGGTGAGAT from Anaerolineales bacterium carries:
- a CDS encoding c-type cytochrome, with translation MRMSFTTVTVGAILVFLAVVVTVVFIPGWIWAPEQTWIAHEYTEQEERGREIFFSNGCNYCHTQYVRYFDTAAGPVSMGGNYVFDNPMILGSERTGPDLSYIGRKRSEAWEIRHWKDPREMSPLSIMSNFSFLSDQELEDLAAYINALGDRTAAEYMIQPPFPYVGQTDPRLVPLSTPAADGTPQGWDLWTAAGLQAGKEIFITHCQTCHGDAGNGLGTYAGTMTITPADFKQEPYRSMPAEQWFWHVSEGIQGSLMPTWKESLTEEERWQVIDYIRTIFAHPVERDPEEGDPSGDYANLTNPVVLNVAALEEGKAIFTRQCSVCHGDSGHGEGPYGSGLLPIPPDFSALQDYADWTDSDYYWRISEGIPFTAMPTWKLEYSEEDRWKLVHYIRVNFTQTEARPQTTDTQDFPGIYTAQTMPETVAIEELLNQNLDQPQPVTPSFASGKAFYLTHCAHCHGLTGIGDGWDGEYLDVKPANFTGEMVRGLTDGDWFARVSLGLQNSAMPTWGELVSARDRWNVIKYISEASTLNQPGGTSQKAETIPSVFDGTISAQFLTISKELWLDEVGAIDPQHGGELYNRYCAECHGMTGEGNGPGTIDYGIPGPAAFPQDLPDNYIYWRIWEGVRDTNMFPFHWSLTPAEVWDITEYILGGYTGSGPGG